The following proteins are encoded in a genomic region of Procambarus clarkii isolate CNS0578487 chromosome 23, FALCON_Pclarkii_2.0, whole genome shotgun sequence:
- the LOC123748552 gene encoding uncharacterized protein slr1851-like, which yields MLVLAQLVEAQLVEAQMMEAQLMEAQLVAAQLVEDIVVEAQLVEAHFLEAQMMEAQFMAAQLVAARQTEEQLVEAQLVEARQAEAQLGKAQLLEAQLVEARQTEAQLVEVQLVEAQWVEALKVEAQLAEAHIMEAQLVEAHQTEAQLVEVQLVEAQWVEALKVEAQLVEARQTETKLVLARQTNLPLVEAQLVEARQAEAQLMEAQLTNVPLVEAQLVEARWAEAQLMEAQLVDAQLVEAQLVEAQYLESQLVEVQLVEAQYLESQLVEAQLVEA from the coding sequence ATGTTGGTTTTGGCACAGTTGGTGGAGGCTCAGTTGGTGGAGGCACAGATGATGGAGGCACAGTTGATGGAGGCACAGTTGGTGGCGGCACAGTTGGTGGAGGACATTGTGGTGGAGGCACAGTTGGTTGAGGCACACTTTTTGGAGGCACAGATGATGGAGGCACAGTTTATGGCGGCACAGTTGGTGGCGGCACGGCAAACAGAGGAACAGTTGGTAGAGGCACAGTTAGTGGAGGCACGGCAAGCAGAGGCACAGTTGGGAAAAGCACAGTTGTTGGAGGCACAGTTGGTGGAGGCACGACAGACAGAGGCACAGTTGGTGGAGGTACAGTTGGTGGAGGCACAGTGGGTGGAGGCACTCAAAGTAGAGGCCCAGTTGGCGGAGGCACACATAATGGAGGCACAGTTGGTGGAGGCACATCAGACAGAGGCACAGTTGGTGGAGGTACAGTTGGTGGAGGCACAGTGGGTGGAGGCACTCAAAGTAGAGGCACAGTTGGTGGAGGCACGGCAGACAGAGACAAAGTTGGTGTTGGCACGACAGACAAATTTACCGTTGGTGGAGGCACAATTGGTGGAGGCACGGCAGGCAGAGGCACAGTTGATGGAGGCACAGCTGACAAATGTACCGTTGGTGGAGGCACAATTGGTGGAGGCACGGTGGGCAGAGGCACAGTTGATGGAGGCACAGTTGGTCGACGCACAGTTGGTGGAGGCACAGTTGGTGGAGGCACAGTACTTGGAGTCACAGTTGGTAGAGGTACAGTTGGTGGAGGCACAGTACTTGGAGTCACAGTTGGTAGAGGCACAGTTGGTGGAGGCATAG